One genomic segment of Mesoterricola silvestris includes these proteins:
- the rpe gene encoding ribulose-phosphate 3-epimerase, producing the protein MTRPQPLLAPSILSADFARLAESLQVLGDRCVVHVDVMDGRFVPNLTLGMPVVAALRKETRLPLDCHLMIVEPSKYALEFVKAGADWVSIHQEADPHAHRTLTAIREAGAKAGIVLNPGTPVETLTDLVGVFDFVLLMSVNPGFGGQSFIPRVLDKVRRLDALRREREADFFIQVDGGVGPGNAGALVAAGADVLVAGNAVFKAPDPRAAIAGLLKAMDA; encoded by the coding sequence ATGACACGTCCCCAGCCCCTCCTCGCCCCCTCCATCCTGTCGGCGGATTTCGCCCGGCTGGCGGAGAGCCTCCAGGTCCTTGGGGACCGGTGCGTGGTGCACGTGGACGTCATGGACGGCCGCTTCGTGCCCAACCTCACCCTGGGCATGCCCGTGGTGGCCGCCCTGCGCAAGGAGACGCGGCTCCCCCTGGACTGCCACCTCATGATCGTGGAGCCGTCCAAGTACGCCCTGGAATTCGTGAAGGCCGGCGCGGACTGGGTCTCCATCCACCAGGAGGCCGATCCCCACGCCCACCGCACCCTCACCGCCATCCGGGAGGCCGGGGCCAAGGCCGGCATCGTCCTCAACCCCGGCACGCCCGTGGAGACCCTCACGGACCTGGTGGGCGTCTTCGATTTCGTCCTGCTCATGAGCGTGAACCCCGGCTTCGGGGGCCAGTCCTTCATCCCCCGGGTGCTGGACAAGGTCCGGCGCCTGGACGCCCTGCGCCGGGAGCGGGAGGCCGACTTCTTCATCCAGGTGGACGGCGGCGTGGGCCCGGGCAACGCGGGGGCCCTGGTGGCCGCCGGGGCGGACGTGCTGGTGGCGGGCAACGCCGTCTTCAAGGCGCCCGACCCCCGGGCGGCCATCGCCGGTCTTCTCAAAGCCATGGATGCCTAA
- the cbiQ gene encoding cobalt ECF transporter T component CbiQ, whose amino-acid sequence MSALASLIPFGTLDELAAADSPVHRLDPRAKLLATALFIVAVASFGRYEVAALAPFALYPAALMALGGIPAGFILSRMLAALPFVLLLAALNPVLDRAPLLTLGPVAISGGWVSFASILMRFALTVGAALVLVATTSMDGVCLGLERLGAPRAFAQQVAFLHRYAFVLGAEALRIHRARTLRAFGGKLTPGEFATLAGNLLLRAWDRARRIHVAMLTRGFTGRFPEPRPLAWGTRDLLFTVLCAAAFAALRVWNLPRILGGLLAGGAP is encoded by the coding sequence GTGAGCGCCCTGGCCTCCCTCATCCCCTTCGGCACCCTGGACGAACTCGCCGCCGCCGATTCCCCCGTGCACCGCCTGGACCCCCGGGCCAAGCTCCTGGCCACGGCCCTCTTCATCGTCGCCGTGGCCTCCTTCGGGCGGTACGAGGTGGCCGCCCTGGCGCCCTTCGCCCTCTATCCCGCGGCCCTCATGGCCCTGGGGGGCATCCCGGCCGGCTTCATCCTGTCCCGGATGCTGGCGGCCCTGCCCTTCGTGCTTTTGCTGGCGGCCCTGAACCCGGTGCTGGACCGCGCCCCGCTCCTGACCCTGGGCCCCGTGGCCATCTCCGGGGGCTGGGTGTCCTTCGCCTCGATCCTGATGCGCTTCGCCCTCACGGTGGGCGCGGCCCTGGTGCTGGTGGCCACCACCAGCATGGACGGCGTGTGCCTGGGCCTGGAGCGCCTGGGGGCGCCCCGGGCCTTCGCGCAGCAGGTGGCCTTCCTCCACCGCTACGCCTTCGTGCTGGGCGCCGAGGCCCTGCGCATCCACCGCGCCCGGACCCTGCGGGCCTTCGGCGGGAAGCTCACCCCCGGGGAATTCGCCACCCTGGCCGGGAACCTCCTGCTGCGGGCCTGGGACCGCGCCCGGCGCATCCACGTGGCCATGCTCACCCGGGGCTTCACCGGGCGGTTCCCGGAACCCCGGCCCCTGGCCTGGGGCACCCGGGACCTCCTGTTCACCGTCCTGTGCGCCGCGGCCTTCGCGGCCCTGCGGGTCTGGAACCTGCCGCGGATCCTGGGCGGCCTGCTGGCGGGAGGCGCCCCATGA
- a CDS encoding acyl-CoA mutase large subunit family protein, with protein MYQPEYLRQVRENLEVKEDPTKLRSPKFETSSGIPLKNSYTPADIENLDAVRDLGRPGKYPFTRHVQPTGFRGRLWTMRQYAGFGTAEESNKRYRYLLEQGQTGLSVAFDLPTQIGMDPDHAMAMGEVGKVGVSICSIRDMRVLFKDIPLDKVSTSMTINGPASVLLALYLAVAEEQGASWSQVSGTIQNDILKEYMARGTYIYPPRPSIRLITNIFEFCAAGVPNWNTISISGYHIREAGCTAAQEIAFTLADGIAYVEAALAAGMKLEDFAPRLSFFFNAHNQFFEEIAKFRAARRMWAKIIKERFGSSDPKSQMLRFHTQTAGSTLTAQQPDNNIVRTTVQAMAAVLGGTQSLHTNSRDEALALPTEVSARIALRTQQILAFESRIADTVDPFAGSYLIESLTDELEARAEALIRKVDEAGGMVSAIEKGIPQREIQNAAYEFQKGVERGEQVVVGVNKFTVQNEAKPDLLRVDEALGARRRAQVAQYRAERDNGAVRTKLDALTAASRGTDNLMPLILDAVKAEATVGEVCDAMRTVFGEYQERLVL; from the coding sequence ATGTACCAGCCCGAATACCTTCGACAGGTCCGCGAGAACCTGGAGGTGAAGGAGGACCCGACCAAGCTGCGGTCCCCCAAATTCGAGACCAGTTCCGGCATCCCCCTCAAGAACAGCTACACCCCCGCGGACATCGAGAACCTGGACGCCGTGCGGGACCTGGGCCGCCCCGGGAAGTACCCCTTCACCCGCCACGTGCAGCCCACGGGCTTCCGGGGGCGCCTGTGGACCATGCGCCAGTACGCCGGCTTCGGCACGGCGGAGGAATCCAACAAGCGCTACCGCTACCTCCTGGAGCAGGGCCAGACCGGCCTGTCCGTGGCCTTCGACCTGCCCACCCAGATCGGCATGGATCCGGACCACGCCATGGCCATGGGCGAAGTGGGCAAGGTGGGGGTGAGCATCTGCTCCATCCGCGACATGCGGGTGCTGTTCAAGGACATCCCCCTGGACAAGGTGAGCACCAGCATGACCATCAACGGCCCGGCCTCGGTGCTCCTCGCCCTCTACCTGGCCGTGGCCGAGGAGCAGGGCGCCTCCTGGAGCCAGGTGAGCGGCACGATCCAGAACGACATCCTCAAGGAGTACATGGCCCGGGGCACCTACATCTACCCGCCCCGCCCCAGCATCCGGCTCATCACGAACATCTTCGAGTTCTGCGCGGCGGGGGTTCCCAACTGGAACACCATCTCCATCTCCGGGTACCACATCCGGGAGGCGGGCTGCACCGCGGCCCAGGAGATCGCGTTCACCCTGGCCGACGGCATCGCATACGTGGAGGCCGCGCTGGCCGCGGGCATGAAGCTCGAGGACTTCGCGCCCCGGCTCAGCTTCTTCTTCAACGCGCACAACCAGTTCTTCGAGGAGATCGCCAAGTTCCGCGCGGCGCGGCGCATGTGGGCGAAGATCATCAAGGAGCGCTTCGGCTCCTCCGATCCCAAGAGCCAGATGCTGCGCTTCCACACCCAGACCGCCGGCTCCACCCTCACCGCGCAGCAGCCCGACAACAACATCGTGCGCACCACGGTGCAGGCCATGGCCGCGGTGCTGGGCGGCACCCAGTCCCTGCACACCAACAGCCGCGACGAGGCCCTGGCCCTGCCCACCGAGGTCAGCGCCCGCATCGCGCTGCGCACCCAGCAGATCCTGGCCTTCGAATCCCGCATCGCCGACACCGTGGACCCCTTCGCCGGCAGCTACCTCATCGAGAGCCTCACCGACGAGCTGGAGGCCCGCGCCGAGGCCCTCATCCGCAAAGTGGACGAAGCCGGCGGCATGGTCTCCGCCATCGAGAAGGGCATCCCCCAGCGGGAGATCCAGAACGCCGCCTACGAATTCCAGAAGGGCGTGGAGCGCGGGGAGCAGGTGGTGGTGGGCGTCAACAAGTTCACCGTGCAGAACGAGGCCAAGCCCGACCTGCTGCGGGTGGACGAGGCCCTCGGCGCCCGCCGCCGCGCCCAGGTGGCGCAGTACCGCGCCGAGCGCGACAACGGCGCGGTGCGGACGAAGCTGGACGCCCTCACCGCCGCCTCCAGGGGCACCGACAACCTCATGCCCCTGATCCTCGACGCCGTCAAGGCCGAGGCCACGGTGGGCGAGGTGTGCGACGCGATGCGCACGGTGTTCGGTGAGTACCAGGAGCGGCTCGTACTCTAG
- a CDS encoding energy-coupling factor ABC transporter permease — protein sequence MHMSDALVSPLVGAAFWAVSGTALYGSGKGAAREAASGSVPLTGVLGAFIFTVQMINFAIPGTGSSGHLGGGLLLAILLGPQAAFLTLASVLLVQALFFADGGLLALGCNLFNMGFIPAFITFPLIYRPLAARARTAGILLAAVAALGLGAGAVALETRLSGISALPFRTFLAALVPIHLVIGLVEGVATVALVRFLASARPELAEGGPRGGWKAPALVAVLALVTGGGLTWVASRNPDGLEWAILRVAGREPAPAGDPLHRASARAAEAAPLPDYAPKGQAGRAATSRAGLLGGAATLALVALAALGLRALRKTP from the coding sequence ATGCACATGTCCGATGCCCTCGTCTCCCCCCTGGTGGGCGCGGCGTTCTGGGCGGTTTCGGGCACGGCCCTCTACGGGAGCGGAAAAGGGGCGGCCCGGGAAGCGGCGTCGGGGTCGGTGCCCCTCACCGGCGTGCTGGGCGCGTTCATCTTCACGGTCCAGATGATCAATTTCGCAATCCCGGGAACCGGTTCCAGCGGGCATCTGGGCGGCGGCCTCCTGCTGGCCATCCTCCTGGGCCCCCAGGCGGCCTTCCTCACCCTGGCCTCGGTGCTCCTGGTGCAGGCCCTCTTCTTCGCGGACGGGGGGCTGCTGGCCCTGGGCTGCAACCTCTTCAACATGGGCTTCATCCCGGCCTTCATCACCTTCCCCCTGATCTACCGCCCGCTGGCGGCCCGGGCCCGCACGGCCGGCATCCTCCTGGCGGCCGTGGCGGCCCTGGGCCTGGGGGCGGGGGCGGTGGCCCTGGAAACGCGCCTCTCCGGCATCTCGGCCCTGCCCTTCCGCACCTTCCTGGCGGCCCTGGTGCCCATCCACCTGGTCATCGGCCTGGTGGAGGGGGTGGCCACCGTGGCCCTGGTGCGCTTCCTGGCCAGCGCCCGGCCGGAGCTGGCGGAGGGCGGCCCCCGGGGGGGCTGGAAGGCGCCCGCCCTGGTGGCGGTCCTGGCCCTGGTGACGGGCGGGGGCCTCACCTGGGTCGCCTCCCGCAACCCCGACGGCCTGGAGTGGGCCATCCTCCGGGTGGCGGGACGGGAACCCGCCCCCGCCGGGGACCCCCTGCACCGCGCCTCCGCCCGGGCCGCCGAGGCGGCCCCCCTCCCCGACTACGCCCCGAAGGGCCAGGCGGGCCGGGCCGCGACCTCCCGGGCGGGCCTCCTGGGAGGCGCCGCCACCCTCGCCCTGGTGGCCCTGGCCGCCCTGGGCCTGCGGGCCCTGAGGAAAACCCCGTGA
- a CDS encoding helix-turn-helix domain-containing protein — protein MFDTGAHLRKVRKKFNLTLDQLAGRSGIDRGTISRIELGHVSPRIDTIACLCKAMNTSLPEFFSRGTAWTGPGDGGPQAGPVANLEAGAEPAKVTDIYWPVPRTMWQGLVDVVERFEALLAHSNELVLVLDGPGRVLYFSPGGEALLAHRTSEVLGTSVLDLVHPEDRTRFRTALTGGAPGAAESRTFRFRHRTGEWLAFQCTFTDQLENPSIRARILNAALA, from the coding sequence ATGTTCGACACGGGTGCACACCTGAGGAAAGTCAGGAAGAAGTTCAACCTGACCCTGGATCAACTTGCCGGCAGGAGCGGCATCGACCGGGGCACCATCAGCCGCATCGAGCTGGGCCACGTGTCCCCCCGCATCGACACCATCGCGTGCCTGTGCAAGGCCATGAACACCAGCCTGCCGGAGTTCTTCAGCCGGGGAACGGCCTGGACGGGTCCCGGCGACGGCGGGCCCCAGGCCGGACCGGTCGCCAACCTGGAAGCGGGCGCCGAGCCCGCCAAGGTCACCGACATCTACTGGCCCGTGCCCCGCACCATGTGGCAGGGCCTGGTGGACGTGGTGGAGCGCTTCGAGGCCCTCCTGGCCCACAGCAACGAGCTGGTGCTGGTCCTGGACGGCCCGGGGCGGGTGCTGTACTTCTCCCCCGGCGGGGAGGCCCTCCTGGCCCACCGCACCTCCGAGGTCCTGGGCACCTCCGTGCTGGACCTGGTCCACCCCGAGGACCGGACCCGCTTCCGCACGGCCCTCACCGGCGGCGCGCCCGGGGCGGCGGAATCCCGCACCTTCCGGTTCCGGCACCGCACGGGGGAATGGCTGGCCTTCCAGTGCACCTTCACGGACCAGCTGGAGAACCCCTCCATCCGGGCCCGGATCCTGAACGCCGCCCTCGCCTAG
- a CDS encoding amidohydrolase: MPVHALPPPPAIQVLLGADVWSGDGEPRSGQALALRGARILAAGPAAEILGKYPAARRVELPGGTLLPGLIEGHAHVLGLGQQGLRADLALAPSLPAALDRVKTWAGSHGGWIEGRGWDQNLWPSKTFPTARDLDAVTGDRPAALERVDGHALWVNSAALKAAGITRGTQDPAGGSILRDAAGEPTGILVDGAMDLLLKVRPAPSPAALEAALAAGLARLRSLGFTSVADMGVDHPTLDAYRRLARAGKLPIRVFVYLAHDTRLMLQELRRARNPKPGFLQVQGVKFYLDGALGSRGARLLEPYADAPTSGIWTTDPARVAADVKATQRAGYQPAIHAIGDAANRKALDILERLPRRAALPPRIEHAQIVTAEDAARFGPLGVVASIQPVHCADDHAWTPARLGPARVEEAFPWRSFLKGGALLALGSDAPVADPNPFVGIVSAETRQDAALDPPGGFLPAQRLTRAEALRGYTAGNARALGLPDLGVLKAGAVADLLWVQAPLATLPSAELRKLKPGRLWVNGIECTEKP, translated from the coding sequence ATGCCCGTTCACGCCCTCCCCCCGCCCCCCGCGATCCAGGTCCTCCTGGGGGCCGACGTGTGGAGCGGCGACGGGGAACCCCGCTCCGGGCAGGCCCTGGCCCTGCGCGGGGCCCGCATCCTGGCCGCGGGACCGGCGGCGGAGATCCTCGGGAAGTACCCCGCGGCGCGCCGGGTCGAACTGCCCGGGGGCACGCTGCTGCCGGGCCTCATCGAAGGCCATGCCCACGTCCTGGGCCTGGGCCAGCAGGGCCTGCGGGCGGACCTGGCCCTGGCCCCCAGCCTGCCGGCGGCCCTGGACCGGGTGAAGACCTGGGCCGGCTCCCACGGCGGCTGGATCGAGGGCCGGGGCTGGGATCAGAACCTCTGGCCTTCCAAGACCTTCCCCACGGCCCGGGACCTGGACGCCGTGACGGGCGATCGGCCTGCGGCCTTGGAGCGGGTGGACGGCCATGCCCTCTGGGTGAATTCCGCGGCCCTGAAGGCCGCCGGCATCACCCGGGGAACCCAGGACCCCGCGGGCGGCAGCATCCTCCGGGACGCCGCGGGCGAACCCACCGGCATCCTGGTGGACGGGGCCATGGATCTGCTGCTCAAGGTCCGCCCCGCCCCCTCCCCCGCGGCCCTGGAGGCCGCCCTGGCCGCGGGCCTGGCCCGGCTGCGCAGCCTGGGCTTCACCTCCGTGGCCGACATGGGCGTGGACCACCCGACCCTGGACGCCTACCGCCGCCTGGCCCGGGCCGGCAAGCTCCCCATCCGCGTCTTCGTCTACCTGGCCCACGATACGCGGCTCATGCTCCAGGAGCTGCGCCGGGCCCGCAACCCCAAGCCCGGCTTCCTCCAGGTGCAGGGCGTGAAGTTCTACCTGGACGGCGCCCTGGGCAGCCGCGGGGCCCGGCTCCTGGAGCCCTACGCCGACGCGCCCACCTCGGGCATCTGGACCACGGACCCGGCCCGGGTGGCCGCGGACGTGAAGGCCACCCAGCGGGCTGGCTACCAGCCAGCCATCCACGCCATCGGCGACGCCGCCAACCGCAAGGCCCTGGATATCCTGGAACGGCTCCCCCGCAGGGCGGCCCTGCCCCCCCGCATCGAGCACGCCCAGATCGTCACGGCGGAGGACGCGGCCCGCTTCGGCCCCCTGGGCGTGGTGGCCAGCATCCAGCCGGTGCACTGCGCGGACGACCATGCCTGGACCCCGGCCCGCCTGGGCCCGGCCCGGGTGGAGGAGGCCTTCCCCTGGCGCTCCTTCCTCAAGGGGGGCGCCCTCCTGGCCCTGGGCAGCGACGCCCCGGTGGCCGACCCCAACCCCTTCGTGGGCATCGTCTCCGCCGAAACCCGGCAGGACGCGGCCCTGGACCCGCCCGGGGGCTTCCTGCCCGCCCAGCGCCTCACCCGCGCCGAGGCCCTGCGGGGCTACACCGCCGGCAACGCCCGGGCCCTGGGCCTCCCGGACCTGGGCGTCCTCAAGGCGGGCGCGGTGGCGGATCTGCTCTGGGTGCAGGCCCCCCTGGCCACCCTGCCCTCCGCCGAGCTGCGCAAGCTCAAGCCCGGCCGCCTTTGGGTGAACGGCATCGAATGCACGGAGAAACCATGA